From the Gordonia bronchialis DSM 43247 genome, one window contains:
- a CDS encoding HtaA domain-containing protein — translation MQRRILSRRLGILVVLAVALTGLVLPSSVTGAHAAPVFRPHIDVFAADGVTPIGNTVVHPGDTLVVKGRGLDPNANRGGGFPLPVPPGVPHGTFIAFGAFAPHWKPSAGAPESARAATRLGVQWALAPSALAQVPSAPFDMRRTIRQQWVPLSPQGTFTARVVASTPKDTPAGARYGVYTYGAAGAVNAAQELSVPINYSTTPGANTPKPAPRNLIWAYSPSFYRTVTKQLQGGVYGTDGAGVDDAGRLTFALRDGAVRNGNGVLRFRGTIVAFTRFHLSEIALADPVIRVANGRGVLSMRTSTTNTNGTDALRRIDIADVDLSRIGNGRDVFGASVRFRPGITPEALALLSVGPAAPLDLRFPVAR, via the coding sequence ATGCAGCGTCGCATTCTGTCCCGTCGTCTCGGCATCCTCGTCGTGCTCGCAGTCGCGCTCACCGGTTTGGTGTTGCCGTCCTCGGTGACCGGCGCCCACGCGGCTCCGGTGTTCCGGCCGCACATCGACGTGTTCGCCGCCGACGGTGTCACGCCGATCGGCAACACCGTGGTGCACCCGGGTGACACGTTGGTGGTGAAGGGTCGCGGCTTAGACCCGAACGCCAACCGCGGCGGCGGATTCCCGCTGCCCGTGCCGCCGGGCGTACCGCACGGCACCTTCATCGCCTTCGGTGCCTTCGCGCCGCACTGGAAGCCGTCCGCCGGTGCGCCGGAATCCGCCCGCGCCGCAACCCGGCTGGGCGTGCAATGGGCTCTCGCGCCGTCGGCGCTGGCGCAGGTACCGTCGGCGCCCTTCGACATGCGTCGCACCATCCGCCAGCAGTGGGTCCCGCTGTCGCCGCAGGGAACCTTCACCGCACGCGTCGTCGCCAGCACCCCCAAGGACACTCCCGCCGGCGCCCGCTACGGTGTCTACACCTACGGTGCGGCCGGGGCGGTCAACGCCGCACAGGAACTCTCGGTGCCGATCAACTACTCGACCACACCCGGGGCGAATACACCGAAACCCGCTCCGCGCAACCTGATCTGGGCCTACTCGCCCTCCTTCTACCGCACCGTCACCAAGCAACTGCAGGGTGGGGTGTACGGCACCGACGGCGCGGGAGTCGACGACGCCGGGCGTCTGACCTTCGCGCTACGCGACGGCGCCGTGCGAAACGGTAACGGCGTGTTGCGTTTCCGCGGGACCATCGTGGCGTTCACCCGCTTCCATCTGTCGGAGATCGCGCTGGCCGATCCCGTCATCCGGGTCGCCAACGGGCGCGGCGTGCTGAGCATGCGCACCTCCACCACCAACACCAACGGCACCGACGCGCTGCGCCGTATCGACATCGCCGACGTCGACCTGAGTCGAATCGGCAATGGCCGCGACGTCTTCGGGGCTTCGGTGCGATTCCGGCCGGGGATCACACCGGAGGCGTTGGCTCTCCTGAGCGTCGGACCGGCTGCGCCGCTTGATCTTCGGTTCCCGGTGGCGCGCTGA
- a CDS encoding chymotrypsin family serine protease, whose translation MRRRVMAGVLLSVGMLAAAPAVTAEAAPATTVRSGMEIDVEESILTQSKCTLGAVVSPTRAITAGHCGEVGRAVYNARGTRIGTISANRITKGLDIAVIRLAPRQRVQVDRIDWNAGFFRGQVVTKNGVTTGFSRGVVTDPKPTKRTARGIVWAPPFLLQHSTVSVRTNLLSKAGDSGSGVRDASGRIVGILSSGSSDRNTAVAPVSMLPGYLR comes from the coding sequence ATGCGACGTAGGGTCATGGCCGGTGTTCTGCTGTCCGTCGGAATGCTGGCCGCCGCGCCCGCTGTCACCGCCGAGGCGGCTCCGGCGACCACGGTGCGGTCCGGGATGGAGATCGACGTCGAGGAGTCGATCCTCACTCAGAGCAAGTGCACGCTGGGCGCGGTGGTCTCTCCGACGCGCGCCATCACCGCCGGACATTGCGGCGAAGTCGGACGCGCCGTCTACAACGCGCGCGGCACGCGAATCGGCACGATCTCGGCCAACCGCATCACCAAGGGCCTCGACATCGCGGTCATCCGACTTGCCCCCCGGCAGCGCGTCCAGGTCGATCGCATCGACTGGAACGCCGGGTTCTTCCGTGGTCAGGTGGTCACCAAGAACGGTGTGACAACGGGCTTCAGTCGCGGCGTGGTCACCGACCCGAAGCCGACCAAGCGCACTGCACGCGGCATCGTCTGGGCGCCACCCTTCCTACTGCAGCACTCCACCGTCAGTGTTCGCACCAATCTCCTGTCGAAGGCCGGGGACAGCGGCTCGGGCGTCCGCGACGCGAGCGGCCGCATCGTGGGCATCCTGTCGTCGGGGTCGAGCGACCGCAACACCGCTGTGGCACCGGTCTCGATGCTCCCGGGCTACCTGCGGTAG
- a CDS encoding type II toxin-antitoxin system death-on-curing family toxin — MTEFLDLEDLITISALATGIDAEVRDYGLLESAVARPRTTVFGEDAYPDLHLKAAALLQSLTRNHALIDGNKPTAWVACLTFLGINDQWITAPEDDRFDFIIRVATGQDGELESIAAQLRAWSDPGR; from the coding sequence ATGACCGAGTTCCTGGATCTCGAAGACCTCATCACCATCTCCGCCCTCGCCACCGGCATCGACGCCGAGGTCCGCGACTACGGCCTGCTGGAATCTGCGGTAGCGCGGCCCCGCACCACCGTCTTTGGCGAGGACGCCTACCCCGACCTCCACCTCAAGGCGGCGGCCCTGTTGCAGTCGCTCACCCGCAACCACGCGCTCATCGACGGCAACAAGCCCACTGCCTGGGTGGCGTGCCTGACGTTCCTCGGCATCAATGACCAGTGGATCACCGCGCCCGAGGACGACCGCTTCGACTTCATCATCCGCGTCGCGACCGGTCAGGACGGTGAACTCGAGAGCATCGCCGCACAACTGCGGGCGTGGAGTGACCCGGGACGATAA
- a CDS encoding aminotransferase class I/II-fold pyridoxal phosphate-dependent enzyme yields MHFHSMSSDQLRATQLDLKKLYDELCAAGLKLDLTRGKPAPEQLDLSNELLSLPGEKYKADDGTDTRNYGGIKGLPELRSIFGELLAVDPDNLIAFGNSSLELMHDLTAFALLTGTPDSDGPWHGQKVKFLCPAPGYDRHFAITENYGIEMIPVPMLPNGPDVDVCAELTANDPSIKGMWAVPTYSNPTGVTFTEEVTRGLLSMPAAPDFRIYWDNAYAVHTLVDAPPTPLPVIEMAAEAGNPNRVYVLGSTSKITFAGAGVSFFGSSQANVDWFTKHLSFKTIGPDKVNQLRHAMFFGDADGVRAHMARHREILAPKFQMVLDILSDRLAESKVATWSEPEGGYFINLDVLDGAAKRTIQLAKDAGIALTGAGSAFPYKTDPYDRNIRLAPTFPSTDDLRVAMDGVSTCVLLAATETLLGKS; encoded by the coding sequence TTGCACTTCCATTCGATGAGTTCTGATCAGCTTCGCGCCACGCAGCTGGACCTCAAGAAGCTCTACGACGAGCTGTGTGCGGCCGGCCTCAAGCTCGATCTCACCCGCGGCAAGCCCGCACCCGAGCAGCTGGATCTGTCCAACGAACTGCTGTCCCTGCCGGGCGAGAAGTACAAGGCCGACGACGGCACCGACACCCGCAACTACGGCGGCATCAAGGGTCTGCCCGAGTTGCGCAGCATCTTCGGCGAGCTGCTCGCCGTCGACCCCGACAATCTCATCGCCTTCGGCAACTCCAGTCTCGAGTTGATGCACGACCTGACGGCGTTCGCGCTCCTGACCGGCACCCCGGATTCCGACGGCCCGTGGCACGGACAGAAGGTCAAATTCCTGTGTCCCGCACCCGGATACGACCGGCACTTCGCCATCACCGAGAACTACGGCATCGAGATGATCCCGGTGCCGATGCTGCCCAACGGCCCCGACGTCGACGTATGCGCCGAGTTGACCGCCAATGACCCGAGCATCAAGGGCATGTGGGCGGTCCCCACCTACTCCAACCCGACCGGCGTGACGTTCACCGAGGAGGTCACCCGCGGGCTGCTGTCGATGCCGGCCGCGCCTGACTTCCGCATCTATTGGGACAACGCGTACGCGGTGCACACCCTCGTCGACGCTCCGCCGACGCCGCTGCCGGTCATCGAGATGGCTGCCGAGGCAGGCAATCCCAACCGCGTCTACGTGCTCGGTTCGACGTCGAAGATCACCTTCGCCGGGGCGGGTGTCTCGTTCTTCGGATCGTCGCAGGCCAACGTCGACTGGTTCACCAAACACCTGTCCTTCAAGACCATCGGACCCGACAAGGTCAACCAGCTGCGGCACGCCATGTTCTTCGGCGACGCCGACGGTGTGCGCGCCCACATGGCCCGGCACCGGGAGATCCTGGCGCCCAAGTTCCAGATGGTGCTCGACATCCTCTCCGACCGGCTCGCCGAGTCCAAGGTGGCGACCTGGTCGGAACCGGAGGGCGGCTACTTCATCAACCTCGACGTGCTCGACGGTGCCGCCAAGCGGACCATCCAGCTCGCCAAGGACGCCGGCATCGCACTCACCGGAGCGGGTTCGGCGTTCCCGTACAAGACCGACCCGTACGACCGGAACATCCGTCTGGCACCGACCTTCCCGAGCACCGACGACCTGCGCGTCGCCATGGACGGGGTGTCCACGTGCGTGCTGCTCGCGGCGACGGAGACGTTGCTCGGGAAGAGCTGA
- a CDS encoding TPR repeat region-containing protein — protein sequence MSTPAAFDVTLWQPQMMLPVAADLRTMARTILDQGNPTYNAVVGLDRTSDWVGKSRGAADDRADAVKKWLFNISDNLSDVATSIEKGCENIANQKSYLDKLTAEADDAGYVLSDPMDASWPLQLKTGREEKSGDPDAMRSWSGRLVAQANDTFTAVNDFARSLTVELGQITTLTPPQLALNGTMGTRDVAMARDGWTPDEIRRVAQHLKDAQLTPEQIQALRNGGTANVPPGLVSYLRNLYNGLSPKDALALRYALNGLGDGSGRAFANGITSLSSERVAGGGTAGGFSELPKWMQDMMTERVPVDRPENYDGFARSFALGQLLSGATVPPGVRTGTELTLKTANLAAAARSRFGVDSYMADFALRSEWGVDNGLADPTGTDGRIASPARYHSTMEALLNTGLINHESATTVLTGQGPGLPENYDRAATIEHLASHDWRDHGAVLGHLTDWIDDYALDQQDGYKPELSARAFRGLFDATTGPQQFDHLMNIGGADKPALGDINPLFAKALEEASHPYFNVLAGGNPYNYGFNPGAADHLIGLGDPKEGELTRDFDLQDRVRRLFGLISSGDTNPPGLTGLTAREQLIQDIGYRQSVNAGMVPDALRQGNGFDADIAARNGWLQHLLRDGVTANSFDNWFDARPGDQRIDAQDFNSIKSNVNTIVKEGIKLLPIPGSSYVATGAGMLIDWAHAPTSTPPHEGIAPTRVGVDDTLLEQHWAAWMATHPQAIPGNKIDALLFYPDGSLKPLGVVVAENNSDTAKHPTISEPTLVQIIVKRLQAQGLDLTNYDATYNRYAGDDDDAISADEYDKELLGRK from the coding sequence ATGTCAACACCCGCTGCCTTCGATGTCACGCTTTGGCAGCCCCAGATGATGCTCCCGGTCGCCGCCGATCTGCGAACGATGGCCCGGACGATTCTGGATCAGGGCAACCCGACCTACAACGCGGTAGTCGGCCTCGACCGCACCAGCGACTGGGTCGGCAAGAGCCGTGGTGCCGCAGACGACCGCGCCGATGCCGTCAAGAAATGGCTCTTCAACATCTCGGACAATCTGAGCGATGTCGCCACCTCTATCGAAAAGGGTTGCGAGAACATCGCCAATCAGAAGTCCTACCTGGACAAACTAACTGCCGAAGCTGACGACGCCGGATACGTCTTGAGCGACCCGATGGACGCCTCGTGGCCGCTTCAACTCAAAACGGGTCGCGAGGAGAAGAGCGGCGATCCCGATGCGATGCGCTCATGGAGCGGCCGCCTGGTGGCACAGGCCAACGATACGTTCACTGCCGTCAACGATTTCGCGAGATCACTGACCGTCGAGTTGGGACAGATCACGACCTTGACTCCCCCGCAGCTGGCACTCAACGGCACCATGGGAACGCGTGATGTGGCGATGGCAAGGGACGGGTGGACACCCGATGAGATCCGCAGAGTTGCCCAGCACCTGAAGGATGCTCAACTGACCCCTGAGCAGATTCAGGCGTTACGCAATGGTGGCACCGCCAATGTTCCACCGGGACTGGTCTCGTATCTCCGCAATCTCTATAACGGCCTGAGCCCCAAGGACGCTCTCGCCCTCCGTTACGCTCTCAACGGCCTCGGTGACGGTTCCGGACGAGCATTCGCCAACGGCATCACCAGCCTGAGTAGCGAGAGAGTCGCCGGTGGTGGAACCGCGGGCGGATTCAGCGAACTCCCCAAATGGATGCAGGACATGATGACCGAACGTGTTCCGGTCGACCGCCCAGAAAATTACGACGGATTTGCACGGTCTTTCGCACTCGGACAGCTCCTCAGTGGTGCCACGGTTCCGCCCGGGGTTCGCACAGGTACGGAACTCACTCTCAAGACGGCGAACCTTGCCGCCGCAGCACGTTCAAGATTCGGCGTCGATTCTTACATGGCGGATTTCGCGCTTCGCTCTGAGTGGGGTGTCGATAACGGCCTGGCGGACCCGACCGGCACCGATGGCAGGATCGCCTCCCCGGCGCGATACCACTCGACAATGGAAGCACTCCTCAACACAGGCCTGATCAATCACGAATCAGCAACAACGGTGTTGACGGGACAGGGGCCGGGGCTCCCGGAGAACTACGATCGCGCCGCGACAATCGAACACCTCGCCAGCCATGACTGGCGCGATCACGGCGCGGTCCTCGGACACCTGACCGATTGGATCGACGATTACGCCCTCGATCAGCAGGACGGATACAAGCCTGAACTGTCAGCCCGAGCATTCCGTGGACTCTTCGACGCGACTACCGGACCACAGCAGTTCGACCATCTCATGAACATCGGCGGAGCCGACAAACCCGCGCTGGGAGACATCAACCCGCTGTTCGCGAAAGCGCTCGAGGAGGCCAGTCATCCGTACTTCAACGTACTTGCCGGTGGCAATCCCTACAATTACGGATTCAATCCAGGTGCGGCCGACCATCTAATAGGACTCGGCGATCCCAAAGAAGGTGAGTTGACGAGGGACTTCGATCTGCAGGATCGGGTGCGCCGCCTGTTCGGGCTTATCTCTTCCGGTGACACCAATCCACCCGGTCTCACCGGATTGACCGCGCGAGAGCAATTGATCCAGGACATCGGTTACCGGCAATCCGTCAATGCCGGGATGGTCCCGGACGCTTTGCGTCAAGGAAATGGGTTCGACGCCGATATCGCCGCCAGGAATGGTTGGTTGCAACATCTCCTGCGCGACGGAGTGACGGCGAACAGTTTCGATAATTGGTTTGACGCTCGTCCTGGAGATCAAAGGATCGATGCCCAGGACTTCAATTCGATAAAGTCGAATGTCAATACAATTGTCAAGGAGGGCATCAAGCTATTACCCATTCCCGGAAGCTCTTACGTGGCGACTGGCGCAGGCATGCTGATCGACTGGGCACACGCGCCCACGAGCACCCCACCACACGAGGGTATCGCACCCACCCGAGTTGGAGTCGATGACACTCTTCTTGAACAACACTGGGCGGCGTGGATGGCAACACATCCGCAAGCGATCCCCGGCAACAAGATCGACGCGCTATTGTTCTATCCGGACGGAAGCTTGAAGCCACTAGGAGTTGTTGTCGCCGAGAACAATTCGGACACAGCAAAGCATCCGACGATCAGCGAGCCTACACTCGTCCAGATAATAGTGAAACGCCTTCAAGCCCAAGGTCTGGACTTGACCAACTACGATGCCACCTACAACAGGTACGCGGGAGACGATGACGATGCAATTTCTGCTGACGAGTACGACAAAGAGCTTCTCGGCAGGAAATGA
- a CDS encoding DNA polymerase III subunit gamma and tau translates to MALYRTYRPATFADVVGQEHVTDPLSHALDAGRINHAYLFSGPRGCGKTSSARILARSLNCVQGPTSTPCGECVSCVALAPGGPGNLDVIELDAASHGGVDDTRELRDRAFYAPAESRYRVFIVDEAHMVTNAGFNALLKIVEEPPEHLIFVFATTEPEKVLPTIRSRTHHYPFRLLAPPVMRGLLERICAQEHVTVAPEVYPLVIRAGGGSPRDSLSILDQLLAGADDRGVTYDRALALLGVTDIALIDDTIDALATGDGATLFGTVEKVVDAGHDPRRFAVDLLERLRDLILLQAVPDAAERGLVEAPGDQLARMNRQIETLGAASLTRFAELVHAALGEMRGTTSPRLLLEVMCARMLLPAVSADEIAVLQRLERLESGVRASVPIPAAPSEPEPEPKFVRPSQRKAMEEAKASAVAERTEAEEAEADDVQGIEPGAVGVDGEPVRGGGTPTAPQPPARTPAARVEPEPEPQPAPVPEPEPREPEPVASREPEPEPEAEPVVSQEPETQHVASRDPEPQPGAPREPEPRSVAEPAPETESIVAEDIPLPDEPFDEYDAPPDEPSSPRRAPDPEPEPEAAPTVPGLDADTLRKRFQEVRAAVRAQSPQGKTVEPMLSPATVHDLDGDVVVLSHPTELLVGRLSAPHNVAIIRAALQEVFGTPLDVRTIHVPPGAAAPAGAPRQSRTAQQSKPRQTFSRPSRARDQGAPSAPAPEPVAEPEEPEPPRADEDIPDEERKEMVADAQAASPEGRHDPDKVALELLKTELGARPLE, encoded by the coding sequence GTGGCCCTGTATCGCACCTATCGCCCGGCTACGTTCGCCGACGTCGTCGGCCAGGAGCATGTCACAGACCCGCTGAGCCATGCGCTCGATGCCGGCCGAATCAATCATGCGTACCTGTTCTCCGGGCCGCGCGGTTGCGGCAAGACGTCGTCGGCGCGCATCCTCGCGCGGTCCCTCAACTGTGTGCAGGGACCGACGTCGACGCCGTGCGGGGAATGCGTCTCGTGCGTCGCGCTCGCCCCGGGCGGGCCGGGCAACCTCGACGTCATCGAGCTCGACGCGGCCAGCCACGGTGGCGTCGACGACACGCGTGAGCTGCGGGACCGGGCGTTCTATGCGCCGGCCGAGTCGCGCTACCGCGTGTTCATCGTCGACGAGGCACACATGGTCACCAACGCGGGCTTCAACGCGCTGCTCAAGATCGTGGAGGAGCCGCCGGAGCATCTGATCTTCGTCTTCGCCACCACCGAGCCAGAGAAGGTGTTGCCCACCATCCGCTCGCGCACCCACCACTACCCGTTCCGGCTGCTCGCGCCGCCGGTGATGCGCGGACTTTTGGAGAGGATCTGCGCCCAGGAGCACGTGACCGTGGCACCCGAGGTCTATCCGCTGGTGATCCGCGCCGGTGGGGGGTCGCCGCGCGACTCGCTCTCGATTCTCGATCAGTTGCTCGCCGGCGCCGATGACCGGGGCGTCACCTACGACCGGGCTCTCGCGCTACTCGGCGTCACCGACATCGCGCTCATCGACGACACCATCGACGCTCTTGCCACTGGCGACGGCGCAACCCTGTTCGGCACCGTCGAGAAGGTCGTCGACGCCGGGCACGATCCGCGTCGCTTTGCCGTCGACCTTCTCGAACGGTTGCGGGATCTCATTCTGCTGCAAGCTGTTCCGGATGCGGCCGAGCGTGGCCTGGTGGAAGCACCAGGCGATCAGCTGGCCCGGATGAACAGGCAGATCGAGACCCTGGGTGCGGCGTCGCTCACCCGTTTCGCCGAACTCGTCCACGCCGCGCTGGGGGAGATGCGCGGTACCACATCGCCGCGACTGCTGCTCGAGGTGATGTGTGCGCGGATGTTGCTGCCGGCGGTGTCGGCCGACGAGATCGCGGTGCTGCAGCGGCTGGAACGACTCGAATCCGGTGTGCGGGCGTCGGTGCCGATCCCGGCCGCGCCGAGTGAACCCGAACCCGAACCCAAGTTCGTGCGTCCGTCGCAGCGCAAGGCGATGGAGGAGGCCAAGGCGTCGGCGGTTGCCGAACGTACCGAAGCCGAGGAAGCCGAGGCCGACGACGTGCAGGGCATCGAACCTGGTGCTGTCGGCGTGGACGGGGAGCCGGTGCGTGGGGGTGGCACGCCCACTGCTCCGCAACCGCCGGCTCGGACACCTGCTGCGCGGGTCGAGCCGGAACCGGAACCGCAGCCCGCCCCCGTACCTGAGCCGGAGCCGCGTGAGCCGGAACCGGTTGCCTCGCGTGAACCCGAGCCGGAGCCCGAGGCGGAGCCGGTCGTCTCGCAGGAACCCGAGACGCAGCACGTCGCGTCACGGGATCCCGAGCCGCAACCTGGTGCCCCTCGTGAGCCCGAGCCGCGGAGCGTGGCCGAGCCTGCTCCGGAGACGGAAAGCATTGTCGCCGAGGATATTCCATTGCCGGACGAGCCGTTCGACGAGTACGACGCTCCGCCGGACGAGCCGTCGTCGCCGCGGCGTGCGCCGGACCCGGAACCCGAACCGGAGGCGGCGCCCACGGTGCCCGGACTCGATGCCGACACACTGCGCAAGCGTTTTCAGGAGGTTCGTGCCGCAGTGCGGGCGCAGAGTCCGCAGGGCAAGACGGTGGAACCGATGCTGTCGCCGGCCACCGTGCACGACCTCGACGGCGACGTCGTGGTGCTCTCCCATCCCACCGAACTCCTGGTGGGCAGGCTGTCCGCGCCGCACAACGTCGCCATCATCCGGGCTGCGCTCCAGGAGGTGTTCGGTACGCCACTCGACGTGCGGACGATCCATGTGCCGCCCGGCGCGGCCGCACCGGCCGGGGCGCCGCGACAGTCCCGGACGGCACAGCAATCCAAACCGCGACAGACCTTTTCGCGGCCCAGTCGGGCGCGCGACCAGGGCGCACCGTCGGCTCCGGCACCCGAGCCGGTGGCCGAACCCGAGGAGCCCGAACCGCCTCGCGCGGACGAGGACATCCCCGACGAGGAGCGCAAGGAGATGGTCGCCGACGCGCAGGCGGCCTCCCCGGAGGGACGTCACGATCCGGACAAGGTCGCGCTGGAACTGCTCAAGACCGAGTTGGGGGCGCGTCCGCTCGAGTGA
- a CDS encoding class I SAM-dependent methyltransferase, whose product MTTFKDSSSSGLEISSGKMTLAEIFESLMGGNLKIRITAYDGSAAGPPDAKYGLNLKTPRGTTYLVTAPGDLGLARAYIAGDLELVGAHPADPYEALRALAGDLEFTRPSALTLAQVARSLGIEHFKPIAPPPQEAVPRWRRFAEGFRHSKSRDAEVIHHHYDVSNTFYEWVLGPSMTYTCAVYPDRDASLETAQDNKYRLVFDKLRLKPGDRLLDIGCGWGGMVRYAARRGVKVIGATLSAEQAEWAQKAIADEGLGDLAEVRHSDYRDVPEGDFDAVSSIGLTEHIGVSNYPAYFGFMRDKLRDGGMLLNHCITRPDNSSRSRAGSFIDRYVFPDGELTGSGKIISKLQDIGGMEVVHEENFREHYAMTLRDWNRNLVEHWDEAVEEVGEGTARLWGLYMAGCRIGFDRNIIQLHHVLATKLDKQGRSNLPLRPWWQA is encoded by the coding sequence ATGACCACGTTCAAGGATTCGTCGTCGTCGGGACTCGAGATCAGTTCCGGCAAGATGACCCTCGCCGAGATCTTCGAATCACTGATGGGCGGCAACCTGAAGATCCGGATCACCGCCTACGACGGCAGCGCCGCCGGCCCTCCCGACGCGAAGTACGGGCTGAACCTCAAGACCCCGCGCGGCACAACCTATCTGGTGACCGCGCCGGGCGACCTCGGTTTGGCCCGCGCCTACATCGCCGGCGATCTCGAGCTGGTGGGCGCCCATCCCGCCGACCCGTACGAGGCGCTACGCGCACTGGCCGGCGATCTCGAGTTCACCCGTCCGTCGGCGCTCACCCTCGCGCAGGTCGCGCGGTCGCTCGGCATCGAACACTTCAAGCCGATCGCTCCGCCGCCCCAGGAGGCCGTGCCGCGCTGGCGGCGTTTCGCCGAAGGGTTCCGGCACAGCAAGTCCCGCGACGCCGAGGTCATCCACCACCATTACGACGTGTCGAACACCTTCTACGAGTGGGTGCTCGGGCCGTCGATGACCTACACCTGCGCCGTCTACCCCGACCGCGACGCATCGCTGGAGACCGCGCAGGACAACAAGTATCGCCTCGTCTTCGACAAACTGCGCCTCAAGCCGGGCGACCGGCTACTCGACATCGGTTGCGGCTGGGGCGGAATGGTCCGCTACGCCGCCCGGCGCGGCGTCAAGGTCATCGGTGCGACCCTGTCCGCCGAACAGGCCGAGTGGGCCCAGAAGGCCATCGCCGACGAGGGACTCGGCGATCTCGCCGAGGTGCGGCACAGCGATTACCGTGATGTGCCCGAGGGCGACTTCGACGCGGTGTCGTCGATCGGCCTCACCGAGCACATCGGGGTGAGCAACTACCCCGCCTACTTCGGTTTCATGCGTGACAAACTGCGCGACGGCGGAATGCTGTTGAACCACTGCATCACCCGGCCGGACAACTCGAGCCGCAGCCGCGCGGGCTCGTTCATCGACCGCTACGTGTTCCCCGACGGTGAACTCACCGGGTCGGGCAAGATCATCTCGAAGCTGCAGGACATCGGCGGCATGGAGGTGGTGCACGAGGAGAATTTCCGCGAGCACTACGCGATGACCCTGCGCGACTGGAACCGCAACCTCGTCGAACACTGGGACGAGGCCGTCGAGGAGGTCGGCGAGGGCACCGCACGACTGTGGGGTCTGTATATGGCCGGCTGCCGGATCGGCTTCGACCGCAACATCATCCAGCTGCATCACGTGCTGGCCACCAAGCTCGACAAGCAGGGCCGCAGCAATCTGCCGCTGCGGCCGTGGTGGCAGGCCTGA